A genomic segment from Spinacia oleracea cultivar Varoflay chromosome 3, BTI_SOV_V1, whole genome shotgun sequence encodes:
- the LOC110779673 gene encoding F-box protein SKIP2 translates to MGQSASVPVNSPELTRHPSRSFSFTTRFTSSTRKKTTHAPTHPPPPPPPPPPLPFVQRNQMVKPEDGPVPFNIFPDPTSEIPDECLAHIFQSLSSGDRKRCSLVCKRWFVVEGQSRCRLSLNANSEISAHLTSLFSRFDSVTKLALRCDRRSVSISDDALVLISLRCRNLMRLKLRGCRELTDLGIAAFAQNCKSLKKLSCGSCVFGAKGLNAVFEHCILLEEISIKRLRGINNDGDSEAAAEPIGPGLAAKSLKSICLKELYNGQLFGPLIVGSKNLKTLKLIRCLGEWDRVLEMMASEKSNSSYTYNNSNDNSNLNGLVEIHLERIQVTDSGLSAISNCATLEILHLVKTPECTNLGIISMAERCKLLRKVHIDGWRTNKIGDEGLIALGKNCSNLQELVLIGVNPTTLSLEVIASNCRSLERLALCSSETIGDLEMSCIASKCTALKKFCIKSCPISDNGLEALAWGCPNLVKIKVKKCRDVTRDVVEWLREKRESLIVNLDADEIEAVDASASEAGGVQGEDGADFPAGETDITSFQAPARGNGRGVSLFRNKLSFMFGRNIAACALRRWTTGSSNTNGGNQ, encoded by the coding sequence ATGGGCCAATCAGCGTCCGTTCCAGTTAACTCACCCGAGTTGACTCGCCATCCTTCCCGTTCCTTCTCCTTCACAACTCGCTTCACCTCTTCCACCCGCAAAAAAACAACCCACGCGCCGACTCACCCACCTCCCCCTCCTCCGCCACCACCACCTCTTCCTTTCGTTCAACGAAACCAGATGGTTAAACCCGAAGATGGGCCCGTTCCCTTCAACATTTTTCCTGACCCCACATCAGAAATCCCCGACGAATGCCTGGCCCACATCTTCCAGTCTCTCTCCTCCGGCGACCGCAAGCGCTGTTCCCTCGTCTGCAAGCGGTGGTTCGTCGTCGAAGGCCAAAGCCGTTGCCGCCTCTCCTTGAACGCCAACTCGGAGATCTCAGCTCACCTAACTTCCCTCTTCTCCCGATTCGACTCGGTCACCAAGCTCGCCCTCCGATGCGACCGTCGATCTGTCAGCATAAGCGACGACGCCCTCGTCCTCATTTCCCTCCGGTGCCGCAACCTCATGCGCCTCAAACTCCGGGGATGCCGCGAACTCACCGACCTAGGAATCGCCGCCTTCGCTCAGAACTGTAAGTCCCTCAAAAAACTCTCATGTGGCTCCTGCGTTTTTGGTGCCAAGGGCCTCAACGCCGTCTTTGAACACTGCATTTTGCTCGAAGAAATTTCAATTAAGCGCCTCCGTGGCATTAACAACGACGGCGATTCAGAGGCTGCAGCTGAGCCCATCGGGCCCGGGCTTGCAGCTAAGTCGTTGAAGAGTATTTGCCTGAAGGAGCTTTATAACGGGCAGTTATTCGGCCCATTGATTGTCGGGTCTAAAAATCTGAAAACTTTGAAGTTGATTCGGTGTTTGGGGGAATGGGATAGGGTTTTGGAAATGATGGCTAGTGAGAAATCGAATTCTAGTTATACTTATAATAATAGTAATGATAATAGTAATTTAAACGGATTGGTTGAGATTCATCTGGAGAGGATACAGGTTACTGATTCTGGGTTATCTGCAATTTCAAATTGTGCTACTTTGGAGATTCTGCATCTTGTTAAGACCCCTGAGTGTACTAACTTAGGGATTATTTCCATGGCGGAGCGGTGTAAATTGCTGAGGAAAGTTCACATTGATGGGTGGAGAACTAACAAGATTGGTGATGAAGGGTTGATTGCACTAGGGAAGAACTGTTCTAATTTACAGGAACTTGTATTGATTGGTGTTAATCCCACAACCTTGAGTTTAGAGGTGATTGCTTCTAACTGCCGGAGTTTAGAGAGGTTGGCGCTTTGTAGTAGTGAGACTATTGGCGATTTGGAAATGTCGTGTATTGCTTCGAAATGCACAGCTTTGAAGAAGTTCTGTATCAAGAGTTGCCCCATTTCAGATAATGGGTTGGAAGCATTGGCTTGGGGTTGCCCTAACTTGGTGAAGATTAAGGTTAAGAAGTGTAGAGATGTGACTCGAGATGTTGTTGAATGGTTGAGGGAGAAGAGGGAATCATTGATCGTTAATTTGGATGCCGATGAGATTGAGGCCGTTGATGCTAGTGCTAGTGAAGCAGGAGGAGTCCAGGGAGAAGATGGTGCAGATTTTCCGGCAGGGGAGACCGATATAACTTCTTTTCAGGCTCCTGCTAGGGGAAATGGTCGCGGCGTGTCTTTGTTCAGGAATAAGTTAAGCTTCATGTTTGGTAGGAATATAGCAGCTTGTGCTTTGAGAAGGTGGACGACTGGTAGCAGTAATACCAATGGTGGTAATCAATGA